The following are encoded together in the Vigna unguiculata cultivar IT97K-499-35 chromosome 2, ASM411807v1, whole genome shotgun sequence genome:
- the LOC114170389 gene encoding CRAL-TRIO domain-containing protein YKL091C, translating into MDQQRNFALTEMRKSVEKLGSSAEGYGDHTLIRFLIARSMEVEKAAKMFVQWQKWRSAMVPNGFISESEIPDELEARKIFLQGLSGDKFPLMIVQTNRHFPSKDQIQFKKYVIYILDKTIASAFKGREVGNEKLIGIIDLQNISYKNIDARGLITGFQFLQSYYPERLAKCYILHMPWFFVSVWKLVSRFLEKATLEKVVIVTNEDETREFVREVGEEVLPEVYGGKAKLVAIQDAELEPLQNGSN; encoded by the exons ATGGATCAACAGAGAAATTTTGCACTTACCGAGATGAGAAAATCCGTTGAGAAGCTTGGTTCTTCTGCAGAG GGGTACGGAGACCACACACTGATTAGGTTTTTGATTGCTCGATCAATGGAAGTGGAAAAAGCTGCAAAAATGTTTGTGCAGTGGCAAAAGTGGAGGAGTGCTATGGTTCCTAATGGATTCATTTCAGAATCTGAAATTCCAGATGAACTGGAAGCAAGGAAAATCTTCTTGCAGGGTTTGTCTGGAGATAAATTTCCTCTCATGATTGTTCAAACCAACAGACATTTTCCTTCCAAGGATCAGATTCAATTCAAGA AATATGTCATATATATACTGGACAAGACAATTGCAAG TGCTTTCAAAGGAAGGGAGGTAGGGAATGAGAAGTTGATTGGGATTATTGATCTACAAaacatttcatataaaaatattgatgcACGTGGCTTGATCACAGGATTTCAATTTTTAcag AGTTACTACCCTGAACGTTTGGCAAAGTGCTATATTTTGCACATGCCATGGTTTTTTGTGAGTGTTTGGAAACTAGTTTCTCGTTTCCTAGAGAAAGCTACCCTAGAAAAG GTTGTAATTGTGACCAATGAGGATGAGACGAGAGAGTTTGTAAGAGAGGTTGGTGAAGAGGTTCTTCCAGAAGTATATGGTGGAAAAGCCAAGCTTGTAGCAATCCAAGATGCTGAATTGGAACCACTGCAAAATGGATCAAACTGA